From the Natrarchaeobaculum aegyptiacum genome, one window contains:
- a CDS encoding DUF4157 domain-containing protein, whose product MTNWKRSRNADSDDETSDTSQAQTADTTSSSAAVRDGSPKPLAAAALEHARVETHLEAATFDNSAAAVDLADSAVPRLFGRDEGQIQRSLEGTDTTIDEVPGKVLDVLSNGGQPLDQPVQRALEERMDADFSDVRIHTGGTAAKAAEAIDAKAFTCGNDIVFNSGEYDPESPEGQHLLAHELAHVKQQNGGAPISMMPQEGADLEIDPDPQLEREADAAAEQALSGEEPLVVNRLGTDVHIQRSAKDETPEEFADLLQEAEDGAVEADNEAFKEYVKDGFGPLGTLVEKTSEIFGNIGRGAREMDQEDWAEVVVKTGLKIVTAGAAGEVLDNSQDVVTQAANQAKTTAENKVANPDSLQDIGISEEWESILADSPSQWASKIKDEAVKAAKAATGTDLEGHAQGGNV is encoded by the coding sequence ATGACAAACTGGAAACGCTCCCGGAACGCGGACTCGGACGACGAGACGAGCGACACGTCACAGGCACAGACAGCCGACACGACGTCTTCGTCGGCTGCTGTCCGGGATGGAAGCCCCAAACCCCTGGCGGCGGCCGCCCTCGAGCATGCCCGGGTGGAGACCCACCTCGAGGCAGCGACGTTCGATAACTCCGCTGCCGCCGTGGATCTCGCTGATTCGGCGGTTCCACGACTATTCGGTCGTGACGAGGGTCAGATCCAGCGCTCGCTCGAGGGAACCGACACGACCATCGACGAGGTGCCCGGCAAGGTCCTGGACGTGCTGAGCAACGGTGGCCAACCGCTGGATCAGCCCGTCCAACGCGCCCTCGAGGAGCGGATGGACGCCGATTTCTCGGACGTGCGCATTCACACGGGCGGCACTGCAGCGAAAGCTGCTGAGGCCATCGACGCGAAGGCGTTTACCTGCGGGAACGATATCGTGTTTAATTCCGGCGAGTACGATCCCGAAAGTCCTGAGGGTCAGCACTTGCTCGCGCACGAACTCGCCCACGTCAAACAACAGAACGGTGGCGCGCCGATTTCGATGATGCCCCAGGAGGGCGCTGATCTCGAGATTGACCCTGATCCCCAACTCGAGCGCGAGGCCGACGCGGCGGCCGAGCAGGCGCTCTCCGGTGAGGAGCCGCTAGTCGTCAATCGGCTGGGAACTGACGTGCACATACAGCGGTCGGCAAAAGACGAGACTCCTGAGGAGTTTGCCGATCTTCTCCAAGAAGCTGAAGATGGAGCAGTTGAGGCAGACAACGAGGCGTTTAAAGAGTACGTCAAGGACGGATTCGGCCCACTAGGGACGCTCGTAGAGAAAACGTCCGAAATATTCGGGAATATCGGAAGAGGCGCCCGTGAGATGGATCAAGAGGATTGGGCCGAAGTCGTGGTCAAAACCGGACTCAAAATAGTGACCGCGGGTGCTGCTGGCGAAGTTCTTGACAACAGCCAGGACGTCGTAACCCAGGCAGCGAACCAAGCGAAAACCACTGCCGAAAATAAGGTCGCTAACCCAGACAGCCTTCAGGATATCGGAATTTCAGAAGAGTGGGAAAGTATCCTCGCAGACTCACCGAGCCAATGGGCTTCCAAAATCAAGGATGAGGCCGTCAAAGCCGCTAAAGCTGCCACTGGAACGGATTTGGAGGGACACGCTCAGGGAGGTAATGTTTAG
- a CDS encoding IS5 family transposase, producing MEIDILDFVEQCRDLAKQALGKHAGEPAVGGLARWVHVVLHCFRLEEGHSYRETPNRLKYMSEVRDVLDLDQDELPDYSTICKSFDRLKMWVWRALLRVSAQQHPQSGHVALDSTFFDRRAASSYYRQRSGNSVQTLKVTTLTDVESLAVLDVHISDRWKHDTKTGPQVVRRNADDLLSVAADKAFHNWHTKYEFYALGVEPLILQRGSRSLTTGNNTLIRTKGYAQRWMAETSYSTTKRSLGDAVRALGRYRQYREIVLMFAIINIEKLCEPL from the coding sequence ATGGAAATCGACATCCTCGACTTCGTTGAGCAGTGTCGAGACCTAGCTAAACAAGCGTTGGGGAAGCACGCGGGCGAGCCCGCCGTTGGCGGGCTCGCCCGCTGGGTACACGTCGTTTTGCACTGTTTTCGGCTCGAAGAGGGCCATAGCTACCGTGAAACGCCGAACCGGCTGAAGTACATGTCTGAGGTTCGTGACGTACTTGACCTCGATCAGGACGAGCTGCCGGATTACAGCACGATTTGCAAGTCGTTCGATCGGCTGAAAATGTGGGTGTGGCGGGCGTTGCTGCGCGTTTCAGCGCAGCAACACCCACAGTCTGGGCACGTCGCTCTCGACAGTACGTTCTTTGATCGACGCGCTGCTTCATCGTACTACCGTCAGAGATCCGGGAACAGCGTCCAGACACTGAAAGTGACCACATTAACCGATGTAGAGTCTCTCGCAGTTCTTGACGTCCATATTTCGGACCGGTGGAAGCATGATACGAAGACAGGGCCGCAGGTCGTCCGCCGAAACGCGGACGACCTGCTTTCCGTGGCGGCTGACAAAGCCTTCCACAACTGGCACACCAAATACGAGTTCTACGCACTCGGTGTCGAACCACTGATCTTACAGCGTGGATCGAGATCACTCACGACAGGGAATAATACGCTCATCCGGACAAAAGGCTACGCTCAGCGCTGGATGGCGGAAACTTCGTACTCGACGACGAAGCGCTCGCTCGGCGATGCCGTGCGAGCGCTGGGCCGGTATCGACAGTACCGTGAAATTGTTCTCATGTTCGCGATCATCAACATAGAAAAGCTCTGTGAACCGCTCTAA
- a CDS encoding IS6 family transposase: protein MPETARPRGSSGLVDVEFVQRERTPRELITLGVRLHLGGLSLSNTVRELEKSGVERSRKAVHDWVHKADLAPVEGAEPATVALDETVIWIDGQQYWLYAAVDTATNRFLHIRLYSARTTAATEMFLAELMEKYDAEGALFLVDSAAWLNAALHRRALEFRCERHGDRNTTERVYREVKSRTSWFSNSSSHVNPATADSWLQAFARWHTETN from the coding sequence ATGCCTGAAACTGCCCGCCCCAGGGGATCTAGTGGATTGGTCGACGTGGAGTTTGTGCAGCGAGAGCGGACACCGCGTGAGCTGATAACGCTCGGTGTTCGACTCCATCTGGGCGGACTATCGCTTTCGAATACAGTTCGAGAACTCGAGAAGTCCGGTGTCGAACGGAGTCGAAAAGCCGTCCACGACTGGGTTCACAAAGCTGATCTTGCCCCGGTTGAGGGTGCTGAACCAGCCACGGTCGCACTCGATGAGACAGTGATCTGGATCGATGGGCAGCAGTACTGGCTGTACGCAGCGGTCGATACTGCAACGAACCGATTTCTGCACATTCGGTTGTATTCGGCCCGAACAACCGCTGCCACCGAAATGTTTCTTGCGGAACTCATGGAGAAATACGACGCCGAAGGCGCACTCTTTCTCGTCGATTCGGCCGCGTGGTTGAACGCAGCACTCCACCGCCGCGCTCTCGAGTTTCGGTGCGAACGACACGGTGATCGAAACACCACCGAACGTGTTTATAGAGAGGTAAAAAGCCGAACGTCTTGGTTTTCTAATTCGTCCAGCCACGTCAATCCAGCAACAGCTGATTCGTGGTTGCAAGCCTTTGCCCGCTGGCACACTGAGACAAACTAA
- the rdfA gene encoding rod-determining factor RdfA, with product MSSSDSRATKVERVAEKYNLNSIGQDLAEQWTRDKNRKSLRDLEDYFNKKVLQASLETVDYEVLDGELDNLFRLLTGDVSSGTRVSVERKLEKEGVDVEGLRKDFVTYQAIRTHLMSTENVEYERDTRNQVEKTRERLNRLQGRTKTVSETELDQLRNSGNVEIGDFSVFVESYVYCDDCKTRISINDFLSQKSCECDTDDLMSQS from the coding sequence ATGTCATCGTCTGATTCCAGAGCAACCAAGGTAGAGCGAGTTGCTGAAAAATATAATCTAAATTCGATAGGACAGGATTTAGCTGAGCAGTGGACTCGGGACAAAAATAGAAAGAGTCTCAGGGATCTTGAGGATTATTTCAACAAGAAGGTCCTTCAAGCTTCGTTAGAAACTGTCGATTATGAAGTGCTCGATGGTGAGTTGGATAATCTTTTCCGATTGCTAACAGGCGATGTGAGTAGCGGTACCCGAGTATCAGTTGAACGAAAGCTCGAGAAGGAAGGTGTTGACGTCGAGGGGTTACGAAAAGACTTCGTCACCTATCAGGCGATCAGAACCCATCTGATGTCAACCGAGAACGTAGAATACGAACGGGATACTCGGAATCAAGTCGAGAAGACTCGTGAACGGTTAAACCGCCTACAGGGTCGGACGAAAACTGTATCTGAAACGGAACTGGATCAATTACGGAACAGTGGCAATGTAGAGATTGGTGATTTTTCAGTATTTGTAGAATCCTACGTCTACTGTGACGACTGCAAAACCAGGATCTCCATTAACGATTTTCTGTCGCAAAAGTCCTGCGAATGCGATACCGACGATTTGATGTCCCAGTCATAA
- a CDS encoding 2-keto-4-pentenoate hydratase, whose amino-acid sequence MSLEDDTRDRLADSLYDALQTGEPIDRLSDAHDLTIEDAYAVQSAFVDRRIADGATVEGHKIGLTSDGIQEQLGVSEPDFGRLLDTMYVDGRSIPAADLIAPRVEPEIGFVLADDLEPPVTAFDVLSATEFVLPVLEVIDSRIRDWDIGIEDTIADNASSALYLTGETRCDPDGLDLSLEGVKLYRNGDLAASGVGAAVLENPANAVAWLANTLEEVGGSLEAGHLVLSGSLTPAVDVEPGDSITAEFTSIGSLVGYID is encoded by the coding sequence ATGTCACTCGAGGACGACACCCGAGATCGACTCGCTGATTCACTGTACGACGCGTTGCAGACGGGCGAGCCGATCGACCGACTCTCGGACGCTCACGACCTGACCATCGAGGATGCCTACGCGGTACAGTCTGCGTTCGTCGACCGCCGTATCGCCGACGGCGCGACCGTCGAGGGACACAAGATCGGGCTCACGAGCGATGGTATCCAGGAGCAACTGGGCGTCTCAGAACCCGACTTCGGGCGTCTCCTCGATACGATGTACGTCGACGGACGTTCGATCCCCGCCGCCGACCTCATCGCCCCGCGCGTCGAACCCGAGATCGGGTTCGTCCTCGCGGACGACCTCGAGCCGCCGGTCACCGCCTTCGACGTGCTGTCGGCGACCGAATTCGTGCTGCCCGTGCTCGAGGTCATCGACAGCCGAATCCGCGACTGGGACATCGGAATCGAGGATACGATCGCCGACAACGCCTCCTCGGCACTGTACCTCACCGGCGAGACGCGCTGTGACCCCGACGGACTCGACCTCTCGCTCGAGGGCGTGAAACTGTACCGCAACGGCGACCTGGCGGCCTCTGGCGTCGGAGCGGCAGTACTCGAGAATCCTGCCAACGCCGTTGCCTGGCTCGCGAACACGCTCGAGGAGGTCGGTGGCTCGCTCGAGGCAGGTCACCTCGTACTCAGCGGTTCCCTGACCCCGGCGGTCGACGTGGAACCGGGCGACTCGATCACGGCGGAGTTTACGTCGATCGGATCGCTCGTTGGGTACATCGACTGA
- a CDS encoding 2-keto-4-pentenoate hydratase: MSLPEDTLDEFAETLYNAQVNSDPVPPISDEEELTTADAYDVQAGVVDRLLGDDGAIAGHKLGLVSEAKQEQLGIDEPIFGYVPDDTVLEGPMIPTEELIAPRLEAEIGLILGEDLEPPVSPTDVLAATRAVVPVVEILESRFQGWTIPSAQDVIADQTSAGRVFVGESLRDVTDVDLAMESVVISVNGEVEETGVGADIMGHPARAVAWLANRLEDRDDRLEAGELVMTGGINAAIDIEPGDVYHVKFGSIGDIELRAE, translated from the coding sequence ATGAGCCTCCCAGAGGATACACTGGACGAATTCGCCGAAACGCTGTACAACGCACAGGTCAACTCCGATCCCGTGCCGCCGATATCTGACGAGGAGGAACTGACCACCGCCGATGCCTACGACGTACAGGCCGGCGTCGTCGATCGACTCCTCGGCGACGACGGCGCGATCGCCGGCCACAAACTCGGTCTCGTCAGCGAGGCCAAGCAAGAACAGCTCGGCATCGACGAACCGATCTTCGGCTACGTCCCCGACGACACGGTCCTCGAGGGGCCGATGATTCCGACCGAGGAGCTGATCGCCCCCCGACTCGAGGCCGAAATCGGTCTCATCCTCGGCGAAGACCTCGAGCCGCCGGTCTCGCCGACGGACGTCCTCGCGGCGACCCGCGCCGTCGTCCCGGTCGTCGAAATCCTCGAGAGCCGGTTCCAGGGCTGGACGATTCCCTCCGCACAGGACGTCATCGCCGATCAGACCTCCGCCGGTCGCGTCTTCGTCGGTGAATCCCTGCGCGACGTGACCGACGTCGACCTGGCGATGGAGAGCGTCGTCATCTCGGTCAACGGCGAGGTCGAAGAGACCGGCGTCGGGGCCGACATCATGGGCCACCCCGCACGGGCCGTCGCCTGGCTGGCGAACCGACTCGAGGACCGTGACGACCGGCTCGAGGCCGGCGAGCTGGTCATGACCGGCGGCATCAACGCGGCCATCGACATCGAACCGGGTGACGTCTACCACGTCAAATTCGGTTCGATCGGCGATATCGAACTGCGCGCCGAGTGA
- a CDS encoding VOC family protein, with the protein MNVLHTAIWVSDIEDTLEFYVDTLGLEKTNEFVSGDGATNVYVAGDDDAELQFKYDPDREVPEPAGIDHIALTVDDTDAMVERLVEETDCTLERGPLDSEGASARVAFLEGPDGYGLELVEPFE; encoded by the coding sequence ATGAACGTACTCCACACCGCTATCTGGGTATCGGACATCGAGGACACGCTCGAGTTCTACGTCGACACGCTCGGCCTCGAGAAGACCAACGAGTTCGTGAGTGGCGACGGTGCAACCAACGTCTACGTCGCCGGCGACGACGACGCCGAGTTACAGTTCAAGTACGACCCCGACCGCGAGGTTCCCGAACCGGCCGGCATCGACCACATCGCGCTGACGGTCGACGACACCGACGCGATGGTCGAACGCCTCGTCGAGGAGACCGACTGCACCCTCGAGCGCGGGCCCCTCGACTCGGAAGGAGCCAGCGCCCGCGTCGCGTTCCTTGAGGGCCCCGACGGGTACGGGCTCGAACTCGTCGAACCGTTCGAGTGA
- the dmpG gene encoding 4-hydroxy-2-oxovalerate aldolase, whose translation MTDSDVRLIDMTLRDGMHAVDHQFTPEQMADVASALDEANMDVVEVSHGDGMGGSSINYGFAAADTEAYLDAVVPELTDTRLSVLLLPGIGTVEELDLAVEKGADMCRIATHVTEADVSAEHFEFVEERGLEANGLLMLSHMASPETVLEQAKLMEDYGAEAVYVMDSAGAMLPQDVRERVGLLSEELSIDVGFHAHNNLGLGIGNTLAGIEAGATTVDGCLRGLGAGSGNAQMEVLVGVLEKAGYDVSPDFFGVMDAAEDVLLPMLTEDTMPELDNDSLVLGYAGVYSSFLRHTRRVGEQFDLDPREILVELGEMGVVGGQEDMITDVAARMAEDEAATADSEADD comes from the coding sequence ATGACTGACAGCGATGTGCGCCTGATCGACATGACCCTGCGCGACGGCATGCATGCCGTCGACCACCAGTTCACCCCCGAACAGATGGCCGACGTCGCCAGCGCGCTCGACGAGGCGAACATGGACGTCGTCGAAGTCTCCCACGGCGACGGCATGGGCGGTTCCTCGATCAACTACGGCTTCGCCGCCGCCGACACCGAGGCGTACCTCGACGCCGTCGTCCCGGAACTCACCGACACCAGACTCTCCGTGCTCCTGTTGCCCGGCATCGGCACCGTCGAGGAACTCGACCTCGCCGTCGAGAAGGGTGCCGACATGTGCCGCATCGCCACCCACGTCACCGAGGCCGACGTCTCCGCCGAACACTTCGAGTTCGTCGAAGAACGCGGCCTCGAGGCCAACGGCCTGCTGATGCTCTCGCACATGGCCTCGCCGGAGACCGTCTTAGAGCAGGCGAAGCTCATGGAAGACTACGGCGCAGAGGCCGTCTACGTCATGGACTCGGCGGGTGCGATGCTCCCACAGGACGTTCGCGAGCGCGTGGGCCTCCTGTCGGAAGAGCTCTCGATCGACGTCGGCTTCCACGCCCACAACAACCTCGGTCTGGGCATCGGCAACACCCTCGCGGGCATCGAGGCCGGCGCGACGACCGTCGACGGCTGTCTGCGCGGACTGGGTGCCGGCTCCGGCAACGCCCAGATGGAAGTGCTCGTCGGCGTCCTCGAGAAGGCCGGCTACGACGTCTCGCCCGATTTCTTCGGCGTGATGGACGCCGCTGAAGACGTCCTCCTGCCGATGTTGACCGAGGACACCATGCCCGAACTCGACAACGATTCGCTCGTGCTCGGCTACGCCGGCGTCTACTCGTCGTTCCTGCGTCACACCCGCCGGGTCGGCGAGCAGTTCGACCTCGACCCGCGCGAGATCCTGGTCGAACTCGGCGAGATGGGCGTCGTCGGCGGGCAGGAAGACATGATCACCGACGTCGCCGCCCGGATGGCCGAGGACGAGGCCGCGACCGCCGACTCGGAAGCCGACGACTGA
- a CDS encoding acetaldehyde dehydrogenase (acetylating), with translation MPLDAAIVGPGNIGTDLMYKILDRSETITLQRMIGIFPVEESDGLQAAVDEGIDVGTEGIDSVREHADEFDVVFEATTAGVHAQQAPVYEDLGLFAIDLTPAAVGPYTVPAVNAEDVIGTEDNINMVTCGGQATIPLVHAVDRVADVEYAEMISTISSESAGPGTRQNIDEFTQTTAAGLEQVGGADEAKAIIVLNPAEPPILMRNTVYTTVPDTTDVDAVRDSVAEMEAEIQTYVPGYDVTLEPVVKDESDVGFELGDSIVITTMLEVEGEGQHLPPYAGNLDIMTSAALGAAERVEAHGLTATPVGGERDD, from the coding sequence ATGCCGCTTGATGCAGCGATAGTGGGTCCTGGCAACATCGGGACCGACCTCATGTATAAGATTCTCGATAGAAGTGAGACGATCACCCTGCAGCGGATGATCGGGATCTTCCCCGTCGAGGAATCAGACGGCCTGCAGGCGGCCGTCGACGAAGGTATCGACGTCGGCACGGAGGGTATCGACAGCGTCCGTGAACACGCAGACGAGTTCGACGTCGTCTTCGAGGCGACGACCGCAGGTGTCCACGCACAGCAGGCACCGGTCTACGAGGACCTCGGACTGTTCGCGATCGATCTCACGCCCGCCGCGGTCGGCCCCTACACCGTCCCGGCGGTCAACGCCGAGGACGTGATCGGCACCGAAGACAACATCAACATGGTCACCTGCGGCGGCCAGGCGACGATCCCGCTCGTCCACGCGGTCGACCGCGTCGCCGACGTCGAGTACGCCGAGATGATCTCGACCATCTCTTCCGAAAGCGCCGGCCCCGGCACCCGCCAGAACATCGACGAGTTCACCCAGACCACCGCCGCCGGCCTCGAGCAGGTCGGCGGCGCCGACGAGGCCAAGGCGATCATCGTCCTCAACCCCGCCGAACCACCGATCCTGATGCGCAACACCGTCTACACCACAGTCCCCGACACCACGGACGTCGATGCGGTTCGTGACTCCGTCGCCGAGATGGAAGCCGAGATCCAGACCTACGTCCCCGGCTACGACGTCACCCTCGAGCCGGTCGTCAAGGACGAATCCGACGTGGGGTTCGAGCTGGGCGACTCCATCGTCATCACGACTATGCTCGAGGTCGAAGGCGAGGGCCAGCACCTGCCGCCGTACGCAGGGAATCTGGACATCATGACCAGCGCCGCCCTGGGCGCCGCAGAGCGCGTCGAGGCCCACGGGCTCACCGCCACACCCGTCGGAGGTGAGCGCGATGACTGA
- a CDS encoding DUF1427 family protein — protein MEPILAAFSLEALLFPGAITEIVEAFTLGMDAIQAFIVGLIIGVIFTWFDLPIPVPSVLGGILAIWGVFIGWVITRALAGAL, from the coding sequence ATGGAACCCATTTTAGCCGCCTTCAGTCTAGAAGCGTTGCTGTTCCCGGGGGCGATAACTGAGATCGTAGAGGCGTTTACGCTCGGTATGGACGCGATTCAGGCATTTATCGTCGGTTTGATCATAGGAGTCATCTTTACGTGGTTCGATCTTCCGATACCCGTACCGAGTGTCTTAGGTGGGATCCTCGCCATCTGGGGCGTCTTTATAGGGTGGGTGATTACAAGGGCTCTTGCCGGCGCGCTATGA
- a CDS encoding aldehyde dehydrogenase family protein, whose amino-acid sequence MSKQATTGKSISITSDWDTMYINGEWRTAPKRDRADVENPATREVITQIPIATPDDVDEAYEAAVTAQEEWAEATPDERASVVRRVAELLEEYEAEIREILAVEGGSAPSKQDIEHGGSVTFTYDAASFAFRVAGRHNQSKIPGKENIIQRDPKGVVGVISPWNVPLKLAIRAVAPAIVLGNSVVLKPPTETPISGGLLLGRLFEEAGLPDGVLNVVPGHGTTTGDRVASHPDGDVIAFTGSTGAGRQVGANAIDHFAFPALELGGNNPHVVLEDADIDDAVAAGTFGSFWNQGQVCISINRHLVHESVYDEYVDRLTERATELPIGDPRDEATVIGPIINEEQRNEIIDYIEETTNQGATLETGGEIVDPIGLEDSLFVEPTVLSDVTNEMAAACNEHFGPVAPVIPFSSEEEAIEIANDTEYGLAGSVHAGDRGRARDVADEIDVGMMHVNDQPVNAEPHVPFGGVKASGVGRYNGDWIIDEFTEVKWTSVQRESRDYLF is encoded by the coding sequence ATGAGTAAACAAGCTACTACTGGGAAGAGCATTTCCATCACCAGTGACTGGGACACGATGTATATCAACGGCGAGTGGCGGACCGCTCCCAAACGCGACCGCGCTGACGTCGAGAACCCCGCCACGCGCGAGGTGATCACTCAGATTCCCATCGCGACACCCGACGACGTCGACGAGGCCTACGAAGCCGCTGTCACTGCCCAAGAAGAATGGGCGGAAGCGACGCCGGACGAACGGGCGTCTGTCGTCCGCCGAGTCGCCGAGCTGCTCGAAGAGTACGAAGCAGAGATTCGAGAGATCCTGGCGGTCGAAGGCGGTAGCGCCCCCTCGAAGCAAGACATCGAACACGGCGGCTCGGTTACGTTCACCTACGATGCCGCTTCCTTCGCGTTCCGTGTCGCCGGCCGACACAATCAATCGAAGATCCCCGGAAAGGAGAACATCATCCAGCGGGATCCCAAGGGTGTCGTCGGCGTCATCTCGCCGTGGAACGTCCCGTTGAAACTTGCGATTCGTGCAGTCGCACCAGCAATCGTCCTCGGCAATTCCGTCGTGCTCAAGCCGCCAACCGAGACACCAATCTCCGGTGGGCTCTTGCTCGGTCGCCTGTTCGAGGAAGCCGGCCTCCCTGACGGTGTGCTCAACGTCGTCCCCGGCCACGGGACCACGACGGGCGATCGGGTTGCTTCGCACCCTGACGGAGACGTCATCGCGTTTACTGGCTCGACCGGTGCCGGTCGACAGGTCGGAGCCAACGCCATCGACCACTTCGCGTTTCCGGCCCTCGAGCTGGGCGGGAACAATCCACACGTCGTCCTCGAGGATGCCGATATCGACGACGCCGTTGCTGCCGGGACGTTCGGCTCGTTCTGGAACCAGGGTCAGGTCTGTATCTCGATCAACCGCCACCTCGTTCACGAGTCGGTCTACGACGAGTATGTTGATCGCCTCACTGAACGCGCAACCGAGTTGCCGATCGGCGACCCACGAGACGAAGCGACTGTCATCGGGCCTATCATCAACGAGGAACAGCGCAACGAGATAATCGACTACATCGAGGAGACCACCAACCAGGGCGCGACCCTCGAGACCGGTGGTGAGATCGTCGATCCTATCGGCCTCGAGGACAGCCTGTTCGTCGAACCGACGGTGCTTTCAGACGTCACGAACGAGATGGCTGCTGCCTGCAACGAACACTTCGGTCCCGTTGCCCCCGTTATTCCGTTCAGCAGCGAGGAAGAGGCTATCGAGATCGCCAACGACACCGAGTACGGGCTGGCCGGCTCGGTCCACGCCGGTGATCGGGGACGCGCTCGAGACGTCGCCGACGAAATCGACGTCGGCATGATGCACGTCAACGATCAGCCGGTTAACGCCGAACCACACGTCCCCTTTGGCGGGGTGAAAGCCTCTGGCGTCGGCCGGTACAACGGCGACTGGATCATCGACGAATTCACCGAAGTCAAGTGGACCTCGGTCCAGCGAGAATCGCGCGACTACCTGTTCTGA
- a CDS encoding IclR family transcriptional regulator, with translation MMKDANNPVGTTEKSLNLIDRLRELDGARIHELESDVDMTKGAIHNHLTTLQKHGYVKKEKHEYRLSFKFLTIGGEAIIDCPLYQFGRSKVNQLADGTGMLSNLGVEENGECVYLYQSRGEYAVNLDTRIGSRLPLHNIALGKAILAHLPRHYVDEIIDRKGLPEATENTITNKTDLYQELEKIKSQGYAVDDEERTEGLCCVAAPVRPENEILGAVSISASSSRFENNELKDEIINEVKSTAHEISLEILY, from the coding sequence ATGATGAAGGACGCAAATAACCCAGTAGGTACGACGGAAAAATCGTTGAATCTCATCGATCGACTTCGGGAACTCGATGGTGCTCGCATACACGAATTAGAAAGTGATGTCGATATGACGAAGGGGGCCATCCATAACCACCTCACTACGCTACAAAAACATGGGTACGTGAAAAAAGAGAAGCACGAGTACCGACTTTCATTCAAGTTCTTGACGATCGGTGGTGAAGCAATTATCGATTGTCCGCTCTACCAGTTTGGCCGTTCTAAGGTTAACCAACTGGCTGATGGTACAGGAATGTTATCTAATTTAGGTGTTGAAGAGAACGGGGAGTGTGTATATCTATACCAATCTCGTGGAGAATATGCGGTGAACCTTGATACGAGAATCGGGTCTCGGTTGCCTCTCCACAATATTGCACTCGGGAAAGCAATCCTGGCACACCTTCCAAGGCACTACGTGGACGAAATCATCGATAGAAAAGGGTTGCCCGAAGCAACAGAAAATACGATTACCAATAAGACAGACCTCTATCAGGAACTGGAGAAAATTAAATCTCAAGGGTATGCTGTTGATGATGAGGAGAGGACGGAAGGACTTTGTTGTGTGGCCGCACCAGTCCGGCCCGAAAACGAGATACTCGGTGCAGTAAGTATCTCAGCGTCGTCAAGCAGGTTCGAAAACAACGAATTGAAAGACGAGATCATCAACGAAGTCAAGAGCACGGCCCACGAGATCTCACTGGAAATTTTATATTGA